In uncultured Bacteroides sp., the following proteins share a genomic window:
- the holA gene encoding DNA polymerase III subunit delta, producing MAKKEFTYEDIIKDIKAKEYKPIYYLMGEEPYYIDLISDYITQNILTEIEKEFNLTVVYGADVDVATIINAAKRYPMMSEYQVVIVKEAQNIKNLDELSFYLQKPLNSTILVICHKHGVLDRRKKLAAEIEKKGGVLFESKKLKDTMLPGFITSYLKRKGLDIEQKSSAMITDFVGADLSRLTGELEKLAITLPPGQTRVTPEQIEKNIGISKDYNNFELRNALIVKDVFKANQIIKYFAENPKTNPIQVTVSLLFSFFSNLMLAYYAPEKSEQGIAQQLGLKTTWQSKDYLTAMRKYSGVKVMQIIGEIRNCDAKSKGVGNSTSDNEELLRELVYNILH from the coding sequence ATGGCAAAAAAAGAATTCACATACGAAGATATAATTAAGGATATTAAAGCTAAGGAATACAAACCCATCTACTATTTAATGGGAGAAGAGCCTTATTACATTGATTTAATATCTGATTATATCACTCAGAATATTCTTACTGAGATTGAAAAGGAATTCAATCTTACTGTTGTATATGGTGCTGATGTAGATGTAGCAACAATAATAAACGCTGCAAAACGGTATCCTATGATGTCGGAATATCAGGTTGTTATAGTTAAAGAAGCTCAGAATATTAAAAATCTGGACGAGCTATCATTCTATCTGCAAAAGCCTTTAAACTCAACCATTCTAGTTATTTGCCATAAACACGGTGTTCTGGATAGACGTAAAAAGCTCGCAGCTGAAATTGAGAAGAAAGGAGGAGTTCTTTTTGAATCCAAAAAACTAAAGGATACAATGCTACCGGGATTTATCACTTCCTATCTAAAAAGGAAAGGGCTTGATATTGAGCAAAAATCTTCAGCAATGATTACAGACTTTGTGGGAGCTGATCTTAGCCGCCTTACCGGTGAACTTGAAAAATTAGCCATCACACTGCCTCCAGGGCAAACACGTGTAACTCCAGAGCAAATAGAAAAGAATATAGGAATAAGCAAGGATTATAATAACTTTGAGTTGAGAAATGCATTAATAGTAAAAGATGTATTTAAGGCAAATCAGATAATAAAATATTTTGCAGAAAATCCAAAAACAAATCCGATACAGGTAACCGTGTCTTTACTCTTTAGCTTTTTCTCAAATTTAATGCTAGCATATTATGCGCCCGAAAAATCAGAACAAGGAATAGCTCAGCAGTTAGGGTTAAAGACCACATGGCAATCGAAAGACTACTTGACTGCAATGCGAAAATATAGTGGAGTAAAGGTTATGCAGATTATAGGGGAAATAAGAAATTGCGACGCCAAATCAAAAGGAGTGGGAAACAGCACTTCAGATAACGAGGAACTACTTCGTGAATTAGTGTATAATATTTTGCATTAA
- the trmD gene encoding tRNA (guanosine(37)-N1)-methyltransferase TrmD, with protein MRIDIITVLPEMIEGFFNCSILKRAQNKGLAEIHIHNLRDYTTDKHRKVDDYPFGGCAGMVMKIEPIERCINSLKAEREYDEVIFTTPDGEQFDQKMANTLSLTNNLIILCGHFKGIDYRIREHLITKEISIGDYVLTGGELAAAVMADAIVRIIPGVISDEQSALSDSFQDNLLAAPVYTRPADYNGWKVPDILLSGHEAKISEWELSQSLERTKRLRPDLLK; from the coding sequence ATGCGCATTGATATAATTACAGTTTTACCGGAAATGATTGAAGGATTCTTCAATTGTTCCATTCTCAAAAGAGCTCAGAATAAAGGACTTGCCGAGATTCATATTCACAATCTTCGTGATTATACCACAGACAAACATCGCAAGGTAGACGATTATCCGTTTGGCGGTTGTGCCGGAATGGTGATGAAAATTGAGCCCATTGAAAGATGTATAAATTCTTTAAAGGCTGAAAGAGAGTATGATGAGGTGATTTTTACAACTCCTGACGGTGAGCAGTTTGACCAAAAAATGGCAAATACTCTTTCACTGACCAATAACCTGATTATTCTGTGCGGACATTTCAAAGGAATTGATTATAGAATCCGGGAACACTTAATTACAAAGGAAATTAGTATCGGAGATTATGTTTTGACTGGCGGCGAATTGGCAGCGGCTGTAATGGCTGATGCCATTGTTCGCATAATTCCAGGCGTTATATCCGACGAACAATCTGCTCTTTCAGATTCTTTTCAGGATAATCTTTTAGCGGCTCCGGTTTATACAAGACCGGCTGATTATAATGGGTGGAAAGTTCCTGATATTTTACTTTCAGGTCACGAAGCAAAAATCTCAGAATGGGAATTATCCCAATCTCTTGAACGAACAAAACGTCTGAGACCTGATTTATTAAAATAA
- a CDS encoding AMP nucleosidase translates to MKTKKEIVENWLPRYTKRSLEDFGEYILLTNFNKYVEIFAEQFNVPVLGRDANMTSASAEGITIINFGMGSPNAAIIMDLLGAIHPKACLFLGKCGGIDKKNQIGDLILPIAAIRGEGTSNDYFPPEVPALPAFMLQRAVSSSIRDYARDYWTGTVYTTNRRIWEHDEKFKEYLLQTRAMAVDMETATLFTTGFANHIPTGALLLVSDQPMIPEGIKTDKSDNMVTQNYVHEHVEIGIASLKMIIDQKKTVKHLKFDK, encoded by the coding sequence ATGAAAACGAAGAAAGAAATAGTGGAAAATTGGCTCCCTCGTTATACAAAACGATCATTAGAAGATTTCGGAGAATACATTCTATTGACAAACTTCAATAAATATGTGGAAATATTTGCTGAGCAATTTAATGTTCCTGTTTTAGGAAGAGATGCAAATATGACTTCAGCAAGTGCAGAAGGTATTACCATTATTAATTTTGGAATGGGAAGTCCAAATGCAGCTATCATTATGGATCTGCTTGGAGCAATACACCCAAAAGCTTGTCTGTTCCTTGGAAAATGTGGTGGTATAGACAAAAAGAACCAGATAGGAGATCTTATTCTTCCCATTGCGGCAATTAGAGGTGAAGGTACTTCCAATGATTATTTTCCTCCCGAAGTTCCTGCATTGCCAGCATTTATGTTGCAGCGTGCGGTCTCTTCTTCAATTCGCGACTATGCTCGTGACTATTGGACAGGGACTGTATATACAACTAATAGAAGAATTTGGGAACACGACGAAAAATTTAAAGAATACCTGCTACAAACCCGCGCAATGGCAGTTGATATGGAAACGGCAACTCTATTTACAACTGGATTTGCCAATCACATTCCAACTGGAGCATTACTCTTGGTTTCAGACCAACCAATGATACCTGAGGGCATTAAAACAGATAAAAGTGATAATATGGTTACTCAAAACTATGTGCACGAACATGTAGAAATAGGTATTGCATCACTTAAAATGATTATTGATCAAAAGAAGACTGTTAAGCATCTAAAGTTTGATAAATAA
- the dapA gene encoding 4-hydroxy-tetrahydrodipicolinate synthase, whose amino-acid sequence MIQSKLRGMGVAFITPFKEDESVDYEAIIRLVDYQLQNGTDFLVILATTAETATLSSEEKTKIQKLIIERVNGQIPIVLGVGGNNTKAVVETLKNDDFTGIDAILSVVPYYNKPSQEGLYQHFKAISHATNLPIILYNVPGRTGVNMTAETTLRLARDFKNIVAIKEASGNITQMDDIIKNKPENFNVLSGDDGITFPLITLGAVGVISVIGNAFPREFSRMTRLALAGDYANALSIHHKFTELFDLLFVDGNPAGVKSMLNAMGMIENKLRLPLVPTRITTFEKIRSVLNELNIKC is encoded by the coding sequence ATGATACAGTCAAAATTAAGAGGTATGGGCGTAGCTTTTATTACCCCATTCAAAGAAGACGAAAGTGTTGATTATGAAGCAATCATCAGATTGGTAGATTATCAACTTCAGAACGGAACAGATTTCCTGGTTATCCTGGCAACAACAGCCGAAACAGCAACTCTTTCTTCCGAAGAAAAAACTAAAATCCAGAAACTTATTATCGAACGCGTCAATGGACAAATTCCAATTGTTCTAGGCGTAGGAGGAAATAATACAAAAGCCGTTGTCGAAACTCTTAAGAATGACGACTTTACAGGAATAGATGCAATTCTTTCCGTAGTACCATATTACAACAAACCATCTCAGGAAGGACTTTATCAGCACTTTAAAGCAATTTCACATGCTACTAACCTTCCTATTATTTTATACAATGTTCCAGGACGAACAGGCGTGAATATGACTGCAGAGACAACTCTACGTTTGGCACGTGACTTTAAGAACATTGTAGCAATCAAGGAAGCTTCTGGAAATATCACTCAGATGGACGATATTATCAAGAACAAACCTGAAAACTTTAATGTTCTTTCAGGCGATGATGGTATAACTTTCCCTCTGATTACGCTTGGTGCTGTTGGTGTAATTTCGGTTATCGGCAATGCTTTTCCTCGTGAATTCAGCAGAATGACCCGGTTGGCTTTGGCTGGAGATTATGCAAATGCACTCTCTATCCATCACAAATTTACAGAATTATTCGATCTGCTCTTTGTAGACGGTAATCCTGCCGGAGTAAAATCAATGTTAAATGCTATGGGGATGATTGAAAACAAACTTCGTCTGCCTCTTGTACCTACACGCATAACAACATTCGAAAAAATTCGCTCTGTATTGAACGAACTTAATATTAAGTGCTAA
- a CDS encoding dihydroorotate dehydrogenase electron transfer subunit has translation MKKFILDLTVTDNIQLNANYVLIKMTSQEILPEMIPGQFAEIRVDGSPTTFLRRPISINYVDRVNNEVWFLVQLVGDGTRTLAKVTKGTIVNVVMPLGNGFSIPQEPTEKLLLIGGGVGTAPLLYLGEILRANNCKPTFLLGARSESDLLQLEDFRKYGDVYSTTEDGSAGEKGYVTQHSVLNKQQFDRIYTCGPKPMMMAVAKYAKANNIECEVSLENTMACGVGACLCCVEKTVDEGHICVCTEGPVFNIKKLLWQI, from the coding sequence ATGAAAAAATTTATTTTAGATTTAACGGTTACGGACAACATTCAGTTAAATGCTAACTACGTGTTGATCAAGATGACCTCTCAGGAAATATTGCCTGAAATGATTCCTGGACAATTTGCAGAAATAAGAGTGGACGGATCACCTACTACTTTCCTTCGCCGACCTATTTCCATCAATTACGTAGACAGAGTAAACAATGAGGTTTGGTTTCTTGTACAATTAGTTGGAGATGGCACGCGTACGTTAGCTAAAGTGACTAAAGGAACCATTGTAAATGTGGTAATGCCTCTGGGAAATGGGTTTTCCATTCCACAGGAACCCACTGAAAAGCTTTTGCTTATTGGTGGAGGTGTTGGAACAGCCCCTCTGCTGTATTTAGGAGAGATATTACGGGCTAATAACTGCAAACCGACCTTCTTATTAGGAGCACGTTCAGAAAGTGATCTGCTTCAATTAGAGGACTTTAGAAAGTATGGAGACGTTTACAGTACCACTGAAGACGGTAGTGCCGGAGAAAAAGGATATGTTACCCAACATTCCGTATTAAATAAGCAACAATTTGATAGAATATACACATGCGGTCCTAAACCGATGATGATGGCTGTTGCTAAATATGCCAAAGCAAATAATATTGAATGTGAAGTCTCTTTAGAGAATACAATGGCATGTGGCGTAGGTGCTTGTCTATGTTGTGTAGAAAAGACTGTAGATGAAGGACATATATGCGTGTGTACAGAAGGACCTGTTTTTAATATAAAGAAGTTGCTATGGCAGATTTAA
- a CDS encoding Nif3-like dinuclear metal center hexameric protein: MKIKEIVSALERFAPLPLQDGFDNAGLQIGLTEAEATGALLCLDVTESVIDEAITLGYNLVISHHPLIFKGYKSITGKDYVERCILKAIKNDIVIYSAHTNLDNASGGVNFKIAEKIGLKNIHILSCKEDSLLKLVTFVPVEHAEKVRRALFSAGCGNIGDYDSCSYNLEGEGTFRAQEGTHPFCGEIGELHKEKEIRIETILPSYKKSAVVRALIAEHPYEEPAFDLYPLKNSWAQAGAGVIGELECPETELDFLKRIKDTFEVGCIKHNELTGRSIRKVALCGGAGAFLLSDAINCNADVFITGEIRYHDYFGHENDILMAEIGHYESEQHTKEIFYSLLRGLFPDFGIQFSKINTNPIKYL, translated from the coding sequence ATGAAGATAAAGGAAATAGTAAGCGCCCTTGAAAGGTTCGCGCCTCTGCCTTTGCAAGACGGATTTGATAATGCCGGACTGCAAATTGGGCTGACAGAAGCGGAAGCAACAGGGGCTTTGTTATGTCTTGACGTTACTGAATCTGTTATTGATGAAGCAATTACGTTGGGATATAATCTCGTTATATCGCATCATCCACTCATCTTTAAAGGATATAAGTCTATTACAGGAAAAGATTATGTAGAGCGCTGTATCCTGAAAGCAATAAAAAATGATATCGTAATTTATTCTGCACACACAAATCTGGATAATGCGTCTGGAGGAGTGAATTTTAAAATTGCAGAAAAAATTGGTTTAAAAAATATACATATCCTTTCGTGCAAAGAAGATTCACTGCTAAAACTAGTAACTTTTGTTCCTGTTGAGCATGCAGAGAAGGTACGTCGCGCATTATTTAGTGCTGGATGTGGAAACATAGGAGACTATGATTCATGTAGTTACAATCTGGAAGGCGAGGGGACTTTCCGCGCTCAGGAAGGTACGCATCCTTTTTGCGGGGAAATAGGAGAATTGCATAAAGAAAAGGAAATTCGTATTGAAACGATTCTTCCTTCTTATAAGAAAAGTGCAGTTGTCAGAGCATTAATAGCTGAACATCCTTATGAAGAACCAGCTTTTGATCTTTATCCGTTAAAGAATTCCTGGGCACAAGCCGGAGCCGGAGTGATAGGGGAACTGGAATGCCCTGAAACAGAACTTGATTTTCTGAAACGAATTAAGGATACATTCGAAGTTGGCTGCATTAAACATAATGAACTGACAGGCAGATCAATACGTAAGGTAGCATTATGTGGAGGGGCAGGGGCTTTCCTCCTTTCTGACGCTATTAATTGTAATGCAGATGTTTTCATCACAGGTGAGATTCGATATCACGATTATTTTGGTCACGAAAACGATATTCTAATGGCTGAAATAGGTCATTATGAAAGCGAACAACATACAAAAGAAATTTTCTATTCATTATTAAGGGGTTTATTTCCTGATTTTGGAATACAGTTTAGTAAAATAAATACCAATCCCATAAAATATTTATAA
- the ligA gene encoding NAD-dependent DNA ligase LigA — MTAKERIEQLRTEIHRHNHNYYVSNSPKISDLEFDKLLKELQELEDQYPEYYDENSPTMRVGSDINKNFTQVAHKYPMLSLGNTYSESEVTDFYERVRKSLNEDFEICCEIKFDGTSISLTYVDGQLVRAVTRGDGEKGDDVTDNVKTIKTIPLVLHGNDYPQEFEIRGEILLPWTVFEELNREKEAREEPLFANPRNAASGTLKLQNSSIVASRKLDAYLYYLLGEELPCDGHFENLEAAQRWGFKISDAIRKCKTLQEVFDFINYWDTERKNLPVASDGIVLKVNSLRQQKTLGYTAKSPRWAIAYKFQAEQALTRLNEVTFQVGRTGAVTPVANLDPVQLSGTVVKRASLHNADIIEGLDLHIGDMVYVEKGGEIIPKITGVDTNARFMIGEKVRFITNCPECGSKLVRYEGEAAHYCPNENACPPQIKGKIEHFISRKAMNIDGLGPETVDLFYRLGLVSSPADLYSLTMDQIKGLDRMGEKSAENIVNSIQSSKNVPFERVIFALGIRFVGETVAKKIAKSFASIEELEQATLETLIEIDEIGGKIAQSIVNYFSDEKNVMLVNRLKEAGLQFTRSEEHEQVSDKLKGLSIVISGVFTQHSRDEYKDMIEQHGGKNVGSISSKTSFILAGENMGPSKLEKAGKLGIRIVNEEEFLKQIL; from the coding sequence ATGACTGCAAAGGAAAGAATAGAGCAATTGCGTACTGAAATTCATCGCCATAACCATAATTACTATGTATCGAACTCCCCTAAAATTTCCGATCTGGAATTTGATAAACTACTGAAAGAACTTCAGGAACTGGAAGATCAATACCCTGAATATTATGACGAAAACTCCCCAACAATGCGGGTTGGAAGCGATATTAACAAGAATTTTACGCAGGTGGCTCACAAATACCCTATGCTTTCATTGGGAAATACCTATTCAGAATCTGAGGTTACTGATTTTTATGAACGCGTGCGCAAATCATTAAACGAAGATTTTGAAATTTGTTGCGAAATAAAGTTTGATGGAACATCCATTTCTCTGACTTATGTGGACGGGCAGCTTGTAAGAGCCGTAACCAGAGGCGATGGTGAAAAAGGAGACGATGTTACGGATAACGTGAAGACTATCAAAACAATACCTTTAGTTCTTCATGGGAATGACTATCCTCAGGAGTTCGAAATCAGAGGAGAAATTCTTTTGCCATGGACAGTTTTTGAGGAACTTAACCGGGAAAAAGAAGCACGTGAGGAACCACTCTTTGCCAATCCAAGAAATGCAGCTTCGGGAACACTTAAATTGCAGAATTCATCAATCGTTGCCTCAAGAAAACTAGATGCATACCTATATTATCTTTTAGGTGAAGAGTTACCCTGCGACGGCCATTTTGAGAATCTGGAAGCCGCTCAACGATGGGGATTTAAGATTTCGGATGCTATCCGGAAATGTAAAACCTTGCAAGAAGTGTTCGATTTCATAAATTATTGGGATACGGAACGTAAAAATCTCCCGGTAGCTTCTGACGGTATTGTACTGAAAGTTAATTCTTTACGCCAGCAAAAAACGTTAGGATACACAGCAAAATCTCCTCGCTGGGCCATTGCCTATAAATTTCAGGCCGAGCAAGCATTAACCCGTCTCAATGAAGTTACCTTCCAGGTAGGCAGAACGGGAGCTGTTACTCCAGTTGCCAATCTGGACCCCGTTCAACTTTCAGGAACAGTTGTTAAACGTGCTTCACTTCACAACGCAGACATTATTGAAGGTCTCGATCTTCACATTGGCGACATGGTTTACGTTGAAAAGGGAGGAGAAATTATTCCTAAAATTACCGGAGTGGATACAAATGCCCGCTTTATGATCGGTGAAAAGGTTAGATTTATCACTAATTGTCCCGAATGTGGCTCAAAACTAGTACGTTATGAAGGCGAAGCTGCCCATTATTGTCCGAACGAGAACGCTTGTCCTCCCCAGATTAAAGGAAAGATAGAGCATTTTATCAGCCGTAAAGCCATGAACATTGATGGATTAGGTCCCGAAACAGTAGATCTGTTCTACAGACTAGGATTAGTCAGTTCGCCGGCAGACTTATATTCCCTCACAATGGATCAGATTAAAGGCCTGGACCGAATGGGAGAAAAATCAGCCGAAAATATAGTAAACAGCATTCAATCCTCTAAGAATGTGCCATTTGAACGAGTTATTTTTGCACTGGGTATCAGGTTCGTAGGTGAAACTGTGGCCAAGAAAATTGCAAAATCATTCGCTTCTATCGAAGAGCTTGAGCAAGCAACACTTGAAACTCTTATTGAAATTGATGAAATCGGGGGAAAAATAGCACAAAGTATTGTGAATTATTTCTCTGATGAAAAGAATGTCATGCTAGTTAACAGACTAAAAGAAGCCGGACTTCAATTCACCCGTTCAGAAGAGCATGAGCAAGTTAGCGATAAACTTAAAGGCCTCTCAATTGTTATAAGTGGTGTATTCACCCAGCATTCGCGGGATGAATACAAAGATATGATAGAACAACATGGAGGAAAGAATGTAGGCTCCATCTCTTCGAAGACTAGTTTTATTCTTGCCGGCGAAAACATGGGACCCAGTAAGCTGGAAAAAGCCGGTAAACTGGGAATACGAATTGTTAACGAAGAGGAGTTTTTAAAGCAAATATTGTAA
- a CDS encoding type I restriction enzyme HsdR N-terminal domain-containing protein, which yields MLLLNLPKYETKIAIREGKKVIFDLIRRRYVALTPEEWVRQHFIHFLINHKGYPSALMANEVLLNLNGTKKRCDTVLYNRNLSAKMIIEYKAPHIEITQAVFNQITNYNFVLKVDYLIVSNGINHYCCKMDYVNQTYVFLKDIPDYNQL from the coding sequence ATGTTATTGTTAAACCTACCAAAATACGAAACTAAAATAGCAATACGTGAAGGTAAAAAAGTAATATTTGATTTGATAAGGAGGCGATACGTTGCACTAACACCTGAAGAATGGGTGCGCCAGCATTTCATTCATTTCCTGATTAATCATAAAGGATATCCATCTGCCTTAATGGCAAATGAAGTTCTACTGAATTTAAACGGAACAAAAAAACGTTGTGATACAGTACTTTATAATCGTAATCTTTCGGCCAAGATGATTATTGAGTACAAAGCTCCGCATATAGAAATTACGCAAGCAGTTTTTAATCAGATCACGAATTACAACTTTGTGCTTAAAGTGGACTATTTAATAGTGAGTAATGGAATAAACCATTACTGCTGTAAGATGGACTATGTTAATCAGACTTATGTTTTTTTAAAAGATATACCAGATTATAATCAGCTTTAA
- a CDS encoding helix-turn-helix transcriptional regulator: MKDRIEAIMRREHLTPSSFAESIEIQRSTLTHILRGRNNPSLDVVMKIHQRYKYVNLDWLLYGNGNMVNQENSQSDFQGSLFDENTENASIPTGETEYRKEIALKTPEIPTKEVVKEEVRYIERPPRKITEIRIFFDDNTFEIFKGEKLPFGKFNEDR, translated from the coding sequence ATGAAAGATAGAATTGAAGCTATAATGAGAAGAGAACATTTAACTCCTTCTTCATTTGCTGAAAGCATCGAAATTCAGCGTTCTACATTAACACATATTTTGCGAGGCAGAAATAATCCAAGCCTTGATGTAGTTATGAAAATTCATCAGCGATATAAATACGTAAATTTAGATTGGTTGCTATATGGAAATGGTAATATGGTGAATCAGGAAAATTCACAGAGCGATTTTCAAGGCTCTTTATTCGACGAGAATACAGAAAATGCGTCCATTCCTACGGGTGAAACTGAATATCGCAAGGAAATCGCATTAAAAACGCCTGAAATACCTACTAAAGAAGTTGTAAAAGAGGAAGTTAGATACATTGAAAGACCTCCCAGAAAAATTACTGAAATAAGAATTTTCTTCGATGATAATACATTTGAAATCTTTAAAGGCGAAAAATTACCTTTCGGAAAATTTAATGAAGACAGGTAA
- a CDS encoding dihydroorotate dehydrogenase, producing the protein MADLSVNIGELKMKNPVMTASGTFGYGNEFEDFIDIARIGGIIVKGTTLHKREGNPYPRMAETPSGMLNAVGLQNKGVDYFVEHIYPKIKDTDTNIIVNVSGSAIDDYVKTAEIINELVNIPAIELNISCPNVKQGGMAFGVTTKGACDVISAVRSVYKKTLIVKLSPNVTDITEIARAAEASGADSVSLINTLLGMAIDAEKRRPLLSTVTGGLSGPAVKPIALRMVWQVAKAVNIPVIGLGGIMDWKDAVEFMLAGATAVQIGTANFIDPAVTVKVIDGINNYLDHHGYSSVKDIIGALEV; encoded by the coding sequence ATGGCAGATTTAAGTGTAAATATTGGAGAATTAAAAATGAAGAATCCGGTGATGACAGCATCGGGTACATTTGGATACGGAAATGAGTTTGAAGACTTTATAGATATAGCGCGAATAGGTGGTATAATTGTAAAAGGTACTACACTTCACAAACGTGAAGGGAACCCATATCCACGTATGGCAGAGACTCCATCTGGCATGTTAAACGCTGTAGGACTGCAAAATAAGGGTGTTGATTACTTCGTTGAGCACATTTATCCTAAGATAAAGGACACTGATACTAACATTATAGTAAATGTTTCTGGATCTGCTATAGATGATTATGTAAAAACAGCAGAAATCATCAACGAGCTTGTAAATATTCCTGCTATAGAATTAAATATATCCTGCCCTAATGTAAAGCAAGGGGGAATGGCTTTTGGAGTTACAACAAAAGGCGCTTGCGATGTAATTAGTGCCGTTCGTTCTGTATACAAAAAGACGCTGATCGTAAAATTGTCGCCAAATGTTACAGACATTACCGAGATTGCAAGAGCTGCCGAAGCTTCAGGCGCAGATAGTGTTTCTTTGATAAACACACTTTTAGGAATGGCAATTGATGCAGAAAAACGTCGTCCACTATTGTCAACTGTTACTGGTGGGTTAAGCGGTCCGGCAGTAAAACCTATTGCTTTGCGGATGGTATGGCAAGTTGCTAAAGCTGTAAATATTCCTGTAATTGGTTTGGGTGGTATAATGGACTGGAAAGATGCTGTTGAATTTATGCTTGCTGGTGCTACTGCCGTGCAAATTGGCACAGCCAACTTTATTGATCCTGCCGTTACTGTTAAAGTGATTGATGGTATAAATAATTACCTGGATCATCACGGATATTCTTCCGTAAAAGATATTATTGGTGCTTTAGAAGTATAA
- a CDS encoding C4-type zinc ribbon domain-containing protein encodes MAKEAKNEPKELTVEQKLKALYQLQTMLSEIDKIKTLRGELPLEVQDLEDEVAGLNTRIEKIKAEIAELKAAIAAKKIEIESAKASVEKYKSQQENVRNNREFDFLSKEIEFQTLEIELCDKRIKEFAVEEKAKSEEVLSSVTALEERQKDLAVKKSELDEIVSETKQEEEKLRDKAKVLETTIEPRLLQAFKRIRKNSRNGLGIVYVQRDACGGCFNKIPPQRQLDIRMRKKIIVCEYCGRVMIDPELAGVEL; translated from the coding sequence ATGGCTAAAGAAGCAAAAAACGAACCGAAAGAGTTGACGGTAGAGCAAAAGCTAAAAGCATTGTATCAACTGCAAACAATGCTTTCAGAGATTGATAAGATTAAAACACTTAGAGGTGAACTACCTCTTGAAGTACAGGATCTTGAAGATGAAGTTGCCGGTTTGAATACTCGTATTGAAAAGATTAAAGCTGAAATCGCTGAGCTTAAAGCTGCAATTGCTGCAAAGAAAATTGAAATTGAGTCAGCAAAAGCATCTGTTGAGAAGTACAAATCACAACAAGAAAACGTTCGCAATAACCGTGAGTTCGATTTTCTATCCAAAGAAATTGAATTCCAGACTCTGGAAATCGAACTTTGCGATAAAAGAATAAAAGAATTTGCTGTAGAAGAGAAAGCTAAAAGCGAAGAAGTTTTAAGCAGCGTTACAGCTTTGGAAGAAAGACAAAAAGACTTAGCAGTAAAGAAGAGTGAACTCGACGAGATTGTTTCTGAAACAAAACAGGAAGAGGAAAAGCTAAGAGACAAGGCTAAGGTTCTTGAAACAACAATTGAACCTCGTTTGTTACAGGCATTTAAACGTATCCGTAAAAATTCTCGCAATGGTTTGGGAATTGTTTACGTACAGCGTGATGCTTGTGGTGGTTGCTTTAATAAAATCCCACCTCAGAGACAATTGGATATCCGTATGCGTAAGAAAATTATTGTATGCGAATATTGCGGTAGAGTAATGATCGACCCTGAATTAGCTGGAGTTGAATTATAG